The following are from one region of the Thiocapsa rosea genome:
- the prmC gene encoding peptide chain release factor N(5)-glutamine methyltransferase: MAETGSDGAASQRTGSEGAGSDGIGSDSTTDPGTARTVELHVAAVLRDATTALATLPDGTPRLEAELLLTEATGWPRTRLFAWPDHPVAPDDLARFAALLARRLAGEPIAYIRGRQEFWSLELRVTPATLIPRPETELLVETALEALLADAPLRIADLGTGSGAIAAALATERPAWQLFATDLSPAALMVARENRVRLGLRNVTLLRANWSDAFAPASLDAIVSNPPYVAAGDPHLVRGDLRYEPREALTPGGDGLDAYRAIAVDARRCLRPGGWLILEHGYAQGSDVCRILADIGLKAPTTRRDLGGHDRLTLARA, encoded by the coding sequence CAGACCCCGGAACGGCGCGCACAGTCGAGCTGCACGTCGCTGCCGTCCTTCGGGACGCGACGACCGCCCTCGCAACCCTACCCGACGGCACGCCTCGCTTGGAGGCCGAACTGCTCCTGACCGAAGCGACAGGCTGGCCCCGCACGCGTCTCTTCGCCTGGCCCGACCACCCTGTTGCACCCGATGACCTCGCACGCTTCGCCGCACTCCTCGCCCGCCGCCTAGCCGGCGAGCCCATCGCCTACATCCGCGGTCGCCAGGAGTTCTGGAGCCTGGAGCTGCGCGTCACGCCCGCGACCCTGATCCCGCGCCCCGAGACCGAGCTCCTGGTCGAGACGGCACTCGAGGCACTCCTCGCCGACGCGCCCCTGCGGATCGCCGACCTCGGGACCGGCAGCGGCGCCATCGCCGCCGCCTTGGCCACCGAGCGACCCGCATGGCAGCTCTTCGCGACGGATCTCTCGCCCGCCGCGCTCATGGTCGCTCGCGAGAACAGGGTGCGGCTCGGCCTGCGAAACGTGACCCTGCTCAGGGCAAACTGGTCTGACGCATTCGCGCCCGCCAGCTTGGATGCCATCGTCAGCAACCCCCCCTATGTCGCGGCCGGCGACCCGCATCTCGTCCGCGGCGATCTCCGATACGAGCCGCGCGAGGCCCTCACCCCCGGCGGCGACGGCCTGGATGCCTATCGAGCGATCGCAGTCGATGCACGCCGCTGCCTGCGCCCCGGCGGCTGGCTGATCCTCGAGCATGGTTATGCCCAAGGCAGCGACGTGTGCCGCATCCTTGCCGATATCGGTTTAAAGGCGCCGACCACACGACGTGATCTCGGCGGCCACGATCGACTGACCCTCGCTCGCGCCTGA
- a CDS encoding lysophospholipid acyltransferase family protein: MTERDLSDADTVLRQAPSPERPEASGPDLHVGRPVGLDIRLRSILFFVLYNLMGIFHSLASFVVAPFQTFEQRYRFVNLWSRATMWLLRRLNGVEIEVSGLENIPQGEPVVVLANHQSQWETFYLQLLFTPQATVLKRELLWVPFFGWALVLLRPIAIDRGQPGQALKTILRVGQERLAQGISVVIYPEGTRQPPRRMGRFNAGGAMLACRAGRRVVPIAHNAGDCWPARSLWRFPGTIRVAIGEPIDCSGETAKAVNEKAEDWIRATLERL; encoded by the coding sequence ATGACCGAAAGAGATCTTTCCGACGCGGATACTGTACTCCGGCAGGCGCCGAGTCCCGAGCGACCGGAAGCATCCGGTCCGGACCTTCATGTGGGGCGCCCGGTCGGTCTCGATATCCGGCTTCGCAGCATCCTCTTCTTCGTACTCTACAACCTGATGGGGATCTTCCACAGCCTCGCCTCGTTTGTCGTGGCCCCGTTTCAGACCTTCGAGCAGCGTTATCGGTTCGTGAACCTCTGGTCGCGAGCGACCATGTGGTTGCTGCGTCGGCTCAACGGTGTCGAGATCGAGGTCAGCGGGCTTGAGAATATCCCGCAGGGCGAGCCGGTGGTGGTCTTGGCCAATCACCAAAGTCAGTGGGAGACCTTCTACCTTCAGTTGCTCTTCACGCCTCAGGCAACCGTGCTCAAGCGCGAGCTGCTTTGGGTGCCTTTCTTCGGTTGGGCGCTCGTCCTGCTGCGACCGATTGCGATCGACCGAGGCCAGCCGGGGCAGGCTTTGAAGACGATCTTGCGAGTCGGTCAGGAGCGGCTCGCGCAGGGCATCAGCGTGGTGATCTACCCGGAAGGCACGCGCCAACCGCCGAGGCGTATGGGGCGATTCAATGCCGGCGGCGCCATGTTGGCCTGTCGTGCCGGACGACGGGTCGTCCCGATTGCCCACAATGCCGGTGACTGCTGGCCGGCGCGGTCGCTGTGGCGTTTCCCCGGCACCATCCGGGTCGCGATCGGAGAGCCGATCGATTGCTCGGGCGAGACCGCGAAAGCGGTGAACGAGAAGGCCGAGGATTGGATTCGCGCGACGCTCGAGCGCTTGTGA
- a CDS encoding HesA/MoeB/ThiF family protein, producing MTDAELLRYSRQILLPDFGIEGQERLRASSVLVVGLGGLGSPVAMYLAAAGIGRLVLADFDAVDLSNLQRQIIHTTAQIGRPKAESARVALDALNPGVDLVTVKRSLVEETLPDIVAEVDLVLDCCDNFATRFAVNAACVAAGVPLVSGAAIRLEGQVTAFSGQPGGPCYECLYPRDASIDETCSTNGVLAPVVGIIGSIQATEAIKILTGLGEPLFGRLLLLDAALMQWRSLRLPSDPSCPVCSITQV from the coding sequence ATGACCGACGCCGAGCTTCTGCGCTACAGCCGCCAGATCCTGCTGCCCGACTTCGGGATCGAGGGTCAGGAGCGGCTGCGGGCATCCAGCGTCCTGGTGGTCGGGCTCGGCGGACTGGGCTCGCCCGTCGCCATGTATCTCGCCGCGGCCGGTATCGGTCGGCTCGTACTGGCGGACTTCGACGCGGTTGACCTGTCCAACCTCCAGCGACAAATCATCCATACCACCGCGCAGATCGGACGACCCAAAGCGGAATCCGCCCGCGTCGCGCTCGACGCGCTCAACCCGGGTGTGGATCTGGTGACCGTCAAGCGCAGTCTCGTGGAGGAAACGCTGCCGGACATCGTCGCCGAGGTGGATCTGGTGCTCGACTGCTGCGACAACTTCGCGACCCGGTTTGCCGTGAACGCAGCCTGCGTGGCTGCCGGAGTCCCGCTCGTCAGCGGCGCGGCCATCCGTCTCGAGGGCCAGGTCACCGCGTTCTCCGGCCAACCCGGCGGACCCTGTTATGAGTGTCTCTACCCGCGCGACGCCAGCATCGACGAGACCTGCTCGACCAACGGCGTGCTCGCCCCGGTGGTGGGCATTATCGGCAGCATTCAAGCGACCGAGGCGATCAAGATCCTGACCGGACTGGGCGAACCCCTGTTCGGGCGCCTCCTGCTGCTGGATGCGGCGCTCATGCAGTGGCGAAGCCTACGCCTGCCTTCCGATCCGAGCTGCCCGGTCTGTTCCATTACGCAGGTGTAA
- the ubiA gene encoding 4-hydroxybenzoate octaprenyltransferase: MSFPEVKTGSRRSLSWRERLHAYVLLVRLHRPIGIFLLMWPALWALWLAGDGQPPWQVVTVFVLGVVLMRSAGCAINDFADRDFDGHVARTRERPLATGAVSPQEAVAIFVILSLVAFGLVLFMNWQTVALSVVAAALTLIYPFMKRFTHVPQLFLGAAFGWAIPMAFTAVTGGIPGYAWLLFVATLIWALIYDTQYAMVDREDDLKIGIKSTAILFGERDRLIIGLLQLLMLALLVWIGLLAERGFFFFGGLAVASGLALHQQVLIRERAPASCFKAFLNNNYFGMAIFVGLVLDYAFATAA; encoded by the coding sequence ATGAGCTTTCCCGAGGTCAAGACCGGCAGCCGGCGTTCGCTGTCCTGGCGCGAGCGTCTGCATGCCTATGTGTTGCTGGTGCGCCTGCATCGGCCGATCGGCATCTTCCTTTTGATGTGGCCGGCGCTTTGGGCCTTGTGGCTGGCCGGGGATGGTCAGCCGCCCTGGCAGGTGGTCACGGTCTTCGTGCTCGGGGTCGTGTTGATGCGCTCGGCCGGATGCGCGATCAACGATTTCGCCGATCGCGACTTCGACGGGCATGTCGCGCGCACCCGTGAACGGCCGTTGGCGACCGGCGCGGTCTCCCCGCAGGAGGCGGTGGCGATCTTCGTGATCCTGTCGCTTGTCGCGTTTGGGCTGGTGCTCTTCATGAACTGGCAGACGGTGGCCCTGTCGGTGGTCGCCGCCGCGCTGACCCTGATCTATCCCTTCATGAAGCGCTTCACCCATGTGCCTCAGTTGTTTCTCGGCGCGGCCTTCGGCTGGGCGATTCCGATGGCCTTCACGGCCGTGACCGGTGGTATCCCCGGATACGCCTGGCTCTTGTTCGTCGCAACCCTGATCTGGGCGCTGATCTACGACACCCAGTATGCGATGGTCGATCGCGAGGACGATCTGAAGATCGGGATCAAGTCGACCGCGATCCTCTTCGGCGAGCGGGATCGGCTGATCATCGGGCTGCTGCAGCTGTTGATGCTGGCGCTCTTGGTCTGGATCGGGCTGCTGGCCGAGCGCGGGTTCTTCTTCTTCGGCGGTCTGGCAGTCGCCTCGGGGTTGGCGCTCCATCAGCAGGTCTTGATTCGGGAGCGGGCACCGGCATCCTGCTTCAAGGCGTTCCTGAACAACAACTACTTCGGAATGGCGATCTTCGTCGGACTGGTGCTCGACTACGCCTTTGCCACCGCGGCTTGA
- a CDS encoding SUMF1/EgtB/PvdO family nonheme iron enzyme, with the protein MRYSTILLLGAAALLPGATLAAEATGAVRIFTIPGDAKLFVDGERKGTSPSTARETFLIHLAPGEYRIEARRDGFDPAAQEVFVAAGTEQTLQLSLAPEIAMVSIPAGCFLMGSPPDEPERDDDEGPQREVCVPAFEIGKREVTFADWDTCVLDHGCTKDPSDEGWGRGDRPVINVSWNDIQEYLRWLNRLTGQDYRLPTEAEWEYAARAGTTTPFSTGACISTDQANYDGTFEYAGCGQPTDVNLGRTAPTGSYPPNPWGLLDMHGNVNELTQDCWNGGFEGAPTDGSAWLEGNCAHRVMRSGSWYGYAGYMRSAYRCRVGPGFNHRSIGFRIARSPGI; encoded by the coding sequence GTGCGCTACTCAACGATCCTGCTCTTGGGCGCGGCCGCGCTGTTGCCAGGTGCGACACTCGCGGCGGAGGCCACCGGCGCGGTGCGTATCTTCACCATCCCCGGAGACGCGAAGTTGTTTGTCGACGGCGAGCGCAAAGGCACCTCGCCGAGCACGGCCAGGGAGACCTTCCTGATCCATCTCGCCCCGGGCGAGTATCGCATCGAGGCCCGCCGAGACGGATTCGACCCGGCCGCGCAGGAGGTCTTCGTCGCCGCCGGAACCGAGCAAACCCTACAGCTCAGCCTCGCCCCGGAGATCGCCATGGTTTCGATCCCCGCCGGCTGTTTTCTGATGGGTAGTCCGCCCGACGAGCCCGAGCGCGACGACGACGAGGGACCCCAACGCGAGGTCTGTGTTCCGGCCTTCGAGATCGGCAAACGCGAGGTCACCTTCGCGGACTGGGATACCTGCGTGCTCGATCACGGCTGCACCAAGGATCCGTCCGACGAGGGCTGGGGACGCGGCGATCGCCCCGTGATCAATGTCTCCTGGAACGACATTCAGGAGTATCTGCGCTGGCTCAATCGCCTCACCGGCCAGGACTACCGACTGCCAACCGAGGCGGAATGGGAGTACGCCGCACGCGCCGGCACCACGACGCCCTTCAGCACCGGAGCCTGCATCAGTACCGACCAGGCGAACTACGACGGCACCTTCGAGTATGCCGGTTGCGGTCAACCGACCGACGTCAATCTGGGCCGCACGGCGCCGACCGGCAGCTATCCGCCGAACCCGTGGGGTCTGCTCGACATGCACGGCAACGTCAACGAGCTGACCCAAGACTGCTGGAACGGCGGTTTCGAAGGCGCACCCACCGACGGCAGCGCCTGGCTGGAAGGCAATTGCGCACACCGGGTGATGCGAAGCGGCTCCTGGTACGGCTACGCCGGCTACATGCGCTCGGCCTACCGCTGCCGCGTCGGCCCCGGCTTCAACCATCGCAGCATCGGGTTCCGCATCGCGCGCTCGCCGGGGATCTGA
- a CDS encoding cytochrome c3 family protein translates to MSPQLRYRYMWFPMLLVLGLALSAGRVAAASEETGGSDSPPAAKQPTLAEALDLPSIPNARCLKCHNDEDEKTSEREDGTVINIYVDRERFEHSVHGSQPCVGCHNTVKKAIHEIPLPKSIGCVACHLKVAEMQHGSSDPEYRRLDVVLSQIDGYMASVHARPNLLDQSKTNATCYDCHDGHDIGTVGSAARAEHRGRIHEVCGRCHEEEKERYATSVHGTAVIEKQNAGSAICSDCHTPHNIDSPERTKVKLAITENCGSCHQKQVETYEKSYHGQVVRLGYTHTAKCYDCHGSHGIMDVDDPASKVHPNNRLETCRQCHEGAPEGFLGFHAHGDANDFKNYPEMWIAARFMEFLIVAVFLFFWTHMLLWIYREWRERRQGKGYRVDPANPPQVYFRRFSGGWRLAHGVLAIAVMVLVLTGTAVLFAEQAWAQYVMNLLGGPKVAAVIHRVAAVTFATVFFGHLIVVIINILRAGKGFRWFGPTSMVPNRQDIRDIGAMFKWFFGMAPRPKFDRWSYWEKFDYWAPFWGMMIIGLSGLMLWFPTVTASFLPGWVFNIATIVHAEEAILAAVFLFTVHYFNVHFRPEKWPMDIVMATGAVPLEEFKHEHALEYERLKASGELEKYLIKPPTERARRAGRKVTGWMIIIGLILAGLVLKGYFDVLSGH, encoded by the coding sequence ATGTCCCCTCAATTGCGCTACCGTTACATGTGGTTCCCGATGCTGCTCGTGCTCGGCCTGGCGCTCTCGGCCGGACGCGTCGCGGCGGCGAGCGAGGAGACGGGTGGGTCTGATTCGCCACCGGCGGCAAAGCAGCCGACCCTTGCCGAGGCGCTGGATCTTCCTTCGATCCCGAACGCGCGCTGCCTGAAGTGTCACAACGACGAGGACGAGAAGACCTCCGAGCGCGAAGACGGCACCGTGATCAACATCTATGTCGATCGGGAGCGCTTCGAGCACAGCGTGCACGGCAGCCAGCCCTGCGTCGGTTGCCACAACACGGTTAAGAAGGCGATCCACGAGATCCCGCTGCCCAAGAGCATCGGCTGCGTGGCCTGCCATCTCAAAGTAGCCGAGATGCAACACGGCAGCTCGGATCCCGAGTACCGGCGGCTTGACGTGGTGCTGTCTCAGATCGACGGCTACATGGCTTCGGTACACGCCCGTCCCAACCTGCTGGATCAGTCCAAGACCAACGCCACCTGCTACGACTGCCACGACGGTCACGACATCGGCACCGTCGGAAGTGCTGCGCGCGCCGAGCATCGGGGCCGGATTCACGAGGTCTGCGGCCGCTGCCACGAGGAGGAGAAGGAGCGCTACGCGACCTCCGTCCACGGCACCGCCGTCATCGAGAAACAAAACGCCGGCTCCGCCATCTGCTCGGACTGTCACACCCCGCACAACATCGACTCGCCCGAGCGGACCAAGGTCAAGCTCGCCATCACCGAGAACTGCGGGAGCTGTCACCAAAAGCAGGTCGAGACCTACGAGAAGTCTTATCACGGCCAAGTGGTGCGTCTGGGCTATACGCACACCGCCAAGTGCTACGACTGCCACGGCAGTCACGGGATCATGGATGTCGATGACCCGGCGTCGAAGGTGCATCCGAACAATCGGTTGGAGACCTGCCGCCAGTGCCACGAGGGCGCGCCCGAGGGCTTCCTCGGCTTTCACGCTCACGGCGACGCCAACGATTTCAAGAACTATCCGGAGATGTGGATTGCCGCCCGGTTCATGGAATTCCTGATCGTCGCGGTTTTCCTCTTCTTCTGGACCCACATGCTCTTGTGGATCTATCGCGAATGGCGCGAGCGCAGGCAGGGCAAGGGCTATCGTGTCGATCCGGCCAATCCGCCGCAGGTCTATTTCAGACGCTTCAGCGGAGGCTGGCGGCTTGCCCACGGTGTGCTGGCGATTGCCGTCATGGTCTTGGTGCTGACCGGCACGGCGGTGCTGTTCGCCGAGCAGGCGTGGGCGCAGTACGTGATGAACCTGCTCGGCGGACCCAAGGTCGCCGCCGTAATCCACCGGGTTGCCGCCGTGACCTTCGCGACCGTCTTCTTCGGTCATCTGATCGTCGTGATCATCAACATCCTACGCGCCGGCAAGGGCTTCCGGTGGTTCGGTCCGACCTCGATGGTGCCCAATCGGCAGGACATCCGCGACATCGGCGCCATGTTCAAATGGTTCTTCGGAATGGCCCCGCGGCCGAAGTTCGACCGCTGGTCCTATTGGGAGAAGTTCGATTACTGGGCGCCGTTCTGGGGCATGATGATCATCGGCCTGAGCGGCCTGATGCTCTGGTTCCCGACCGTGACGGCGTCCTTCCTGCCCGGATGGGTGTTCAATATCGCGACCATCGTGCATGCAGAGGAGGCGATTCTGGCCGCGGTCTTCCTCTTCACCGTGCACTATTTCAACGTCCATTTCCGCCCCGAAAAGTGGCCCATGGACATCGTCATGGCGACCGGCGCCGTGCCTCTGGAGGAGTTCAAGCACGAGCATGCGCTCGAGTACGAGCGGCTTAAGGCGAGCGGTGAGCTTGAGAAGTATCTGATCAAGCCGCCGACCGAGCGGGCGCGCCGAGCCGGGCGCAAGGTCACCGGCTGGATGATCATCATCGGCCTGATCTTGGCGGGGCTGGTGTTGAAGGGTTATTTCGACGTTTTAAGCGGGCACTGA
- a CDS encoding efflux RND transporter periplasmic adaptor subunit yields MRTTHSKTSGRRAGSWLDATLPALTASVLTLTVGSTVLAADTPDGSAEKAPPPPAVVVAAVESKLVDHHGRFIGTIQAIQQVNVQARVEGFLDEVAFDQGSLVKSGQLLYQIEQPPFQAQLDAANAELASAVAETAKAQADLLDAQAQFERFSALVKKGDTSQSEFDRSRAQRDMAQANVDKAKAAELQAQAQIKTAQINLGYTTIASPIDGRIGATNYTVGNLVGPNSKVLSTVVQLDPIRAVFSIPSADFVRVTEKAGTPGENFADYVPELILPTGATYGETGTIAFVDNQVNASTGSIAIYADFPNPEGVLLPGQFITALIHTAEQKRQPVIPAGAVIQTKDGKQVYVVGSDNRVTLRTIKTGSQMGTDFVVDAGLKEGEIVVVSGIQKIKPGMVVTPTQAAAPKDAEGTKSEGTRDAPSGKTPPSEAADTKPETTEPENTEPAKPEPAKTDKDSADQTTPQTAPKTGS; encoded by the coding sequence ATGAGAACGACGCATTCCAAAACATCCGGCCGACGCGCCGGCTCGTGGCTCGACGCGACACTGCCGGCGCTGACCGCTTCGGTGCTGACCCTGACGGTCGGCTCGACGGTGCTCGCTGCAGACACGCCGGACGGTAGCGCCGAGAAGGCCCCGCCCCCGCCGGCCGTCGTGGTCGCCGCGGTCGAGTCCAAGCTCGTGGATCATCACGGGCGCTTCATCGGGACCATTCAGGCGATCCAACAGGTCAACGTCCAGGCGCGGGTCGAGGGGTTCCTGGACGAGGTCGCATTCGACCAGGGCTCGCTGGTGAAGAGCGGACAGCTCCTCTACCAGATCGAGCAACCCCCGTTCCAGGCGCAGCTCGATGCGGCAAACGCAGAGTTGGCATCGGCCGTCGCCGAGACCGCCAAAGCGCAAGCGGATCTCCTCGACGCCCAGGCCCAGTTCGAACGCTTCTCTGCGCTGGTGAAGAAGGGCGATACCTCCCAGTCAGAATTCGATCGGTCGCGGGCTCAGCGCGACATGGCCCAGGCAAACGTCGACAAGGCCAAAGCCGCCGAGCTTCAAGCTCAGGCACAGATCAAGACCGCCCAGATCAACCTCGGATACACCACCATCGCCAGCCCGATCGACGGGCGCATCGGTGCGACCAATTACACCGTCGGCAACCTCGTCGGGCCGAACAGCAAGGTCCTCTCCACCGTGGTGCAGCTCGATCCGATCCGCGCCGTCTTCTCGATCCCGAGCGCGGACTTCGTGCGTGTCACGGAGAAGGCCGGCACCCCGGGAGAGAACTTCGCAGACTACGTGCCCGAGCTGATCCTCCCGACCGGCGCGACCTACGGGGAGACAGGGACGATCGCCTTCGTCGACAACCAGGTCAACGCCAGCACCGGCTCGATCGCCATCTATGCGGACTTCCCCAACCCGGAAGGCGTGCTGCTGCCGGGCCAGTTCATCACGGCACTCATCCACACCGCCGAGCAGAAGCGCCAGCCCGTGATTCCGGCCGGAGCGGTGATTCAGACCAAGGACGGGAAACAGGTCTATGTCGTGGGGTCCGACAATCGGGTGACCTTGCGCACCATCAAAACGGGCAGCCAGATGGGGACCGACTTCGTTGTCGATGCCGGATTGAAGGAGGGCGAGATCGTCGTCGTCTCGGGCATTCAGAAGATCAAGCCCGGAATGGTGGTGACGCCGACGCAAGCGGCTGCACCCAAAGACGCGGAAGGCACCAAGAGCGAAGGCACACGCGACGCCCCGTCCGGCAAGACACCCCCGAGCGAAGCCGCCGACACCAAGCCCGAGACGACAGAGCCGGAGAACACCGAGCCTGCCAAGCCAGAGCCTGCCAAGACTGATAAGGACTCCGCCGATCAGACCACACCTCAAACTGCGCCGAAGACGGGGAGCTGA